CGAACGCCATCCGTAGCTCTTCGCGTAGCGGTCGAGGTTGAGCACCAGGTGGCCCTGCACCAGGGTGCCGAGCGACTGCCACCCGTTGTTGGCCGGAACGATGTCCGGCGGGTTGCTCGACTTCAGCTTGAGCGGCAGCGCCTGCATGACGTCGCCCCACGACATCGAGGTCCGGTTGACCGTGATGTTGGGGTACTTCTTGTGGAACGCCGCGACGACATCCTTCATCCAGGTGGCATCCGTGCCACCGGTGAAGTAGTCGAGGACGGACAACTGGACCTTGCCCAGCTTCGCTGCGTCGGTGACCACCCGGCCAGACGGCGCCTTGTTCGACGCCGGGCTACTGCTCGCCCCGGGTGTACAGGCGGCAAGAGCCAGGACCGCCGCAATCGCCAGGGTCGGAGCCCCGACCGAGCGCAGCCTGCGGAATCGCGACATGTGGTTCTCCCTGTCCTGACGGTGGGGTCCTGGTCGGTGGCCGACGGCCGTTCCAGAGACTAAGCCCAGGCAGACCAGTTAGTCCAGGCCGGGCCCAGATATGCCTGAGACGAGACCAGATCATCGTCATCGCCCCCCACTGGTATTGTTCGGCAATGACTGGGGGGCGGGACACCGACGGCGGCGCCGCCGCGACGGAGACCTATCGCCGGCTGGCCGACTCGCTGCGGCGGGGGGCATTCCCGGCCGGCGGCCGGCTGCCGGGTGAGCGTGATCTCGCGACCAGCCTCGGGGTGAGCCGGTCGACCCTGCGGCAGGCGCTGAGCCGGCTGGCCGACGAGGGCCAGGTCGACCGGTCGTCGCAGCGGGGCTGGTTCGTCAGCCGGCAGGTTGTCGGTGAGCCGCCGAGCACCCTGCAGAGCTTCTCCGAGATGGCCCAGGCCCGCGGCCTCACCCCGCAGTCCAAGGTGCTGGTGCAGCGCCGGCGACCGGCGACGTTCGACGAAGCCGAGCGGCTGCGCATCGCACCCGCCGCCGGTGTCGTGGAGCTGCGGCGGCTGCGCAGCCTCGACGGCGTGCCGGTCTGCGTGGACACGAGCGTTGTCGTACTCGCCTTCGCCCCGGGCCTGGCCGAGGCCGACATGACCGACCGGTCGCTCTATGCCGCGATCGAGCAGGCTCCGCGGGTCCGGGTGGCGCGCAGTTCCTACACCGTGCGCGCGGACGCCTGCGACGCGGATACCGCCGCGCTGCTGGAGATCGAGCCGGGCGCGCCGATCCTCGTGGGCGAAGAGACGACCTACTCCGCCGACGGCACCCCGCTCCTGGTCGGCACGATGTCCTACCGGGCCGACGCGTATCGCTTCCAGGCGGATCTGTTCCGGCCGCTGTAGATCGTCAGGTCTTCAGGAAGTCCGATCCCGGCGCGGTTTCTGCGATCCGGTCGACTATCTCGGACGTGACGTCGATGCCGGCCTCCCCCAGGGCATCGAGCGCCGCGCCGACGACCGGAGGAAGCGTCGCAGGGTGCGGCACCGCCCCCGGCAGCTGACCGTCCAGCTGATCGAGCAGCGCGGCCCGGACCGGTGATCCCGGCGCGGTCAGCACCGACCCGGACAGCACGACACTGACCGGGCCGCCCTCATCGATCAACCCGACCTTGCGCGCCGCGATCCCGGCGTAGAGCGCCAGCCGACGTCCCTGCTCCCGCACGATCGCGACGGCGACGGCATCGC
Above is a window of Mycobacteriales bacterium DNA encoding:
- a CDS encoding GntR family transcriptional regulator, translating into MTGGRDTDGGAAATETYRRLADSLRRGAFPAGGRLPGERDLATSLGVSRSTLRQALSRLADEGQVDRSSQRGWFVSRQVVGEPPSTLQSFSEMAQARGLTPQSKVLVQRRRPATFDEAERLRIAPAAGVVELRRLRSLDGVPVCVDTSVVVLAFAPGLAEADMTDRSLYAAIEQAPRVRVARSSYTVRADACDADTAALLEIEPGAPILVGEETTYSADGTPLLVGTMSYRADAYRFQADLFRPL